The following are from one region of the Leptospira selangorensis genome:
- a CDS encoding WbuC family cupin fold metalloprotein, whose translation MSRPDKLLIDQELFDKLLPLASSSVRGRTNHNFHELLEPYQRFLNVLTKDTYVQAHRHKNPPKPETFLVLKGKLGFILFEEDGTVRDKHILSSDGPIYGIDILPGVYHTLVCLTETCICFEGKSGPYDPTTDKEFAAWAPPENSEGKTQYLDFLRSLF comes from the coding sequence TTGTCTCGGCCGGATAAATTACTCATCGATCAGGAGTTATTCGATAAACTCCTTCCACTTGCTTCCTCTTCTGTTAGAGGAAGAACCAATCACAATTTCCACGAACTACTAGAACCTTATCAGAGATTTCTGAACGTGCTTACCAAGGACACTTACGTCCAAGCGCATCGTCACAAAAATCCTCCTAAACCTGAGACCTTTTTAGTGCTAAAAGGAAAACTAGGCTTCATCTTATTCGAAGAGGATGGTACAGTTAGAGATAAACATATCCTGAGTTCGGACGGACCGATCTATGGGATAGATATTCTTCCGGGAGTGTACCATACATTGGTCTGCCTTACGGAAACCTGTATCTGCTTCGAAGGAAAATCAGGACCGTACGATCCGACCACCGACAAAGAGTTTGCCGCTTGGGCTCCACCGGAGAACAGCGAAGGTAAAACTCAATATCTGGATTTTCTCAGATCTCTTTTCTAA